The stretch of DNA GTCCTCGTACGCGCAGATCGGCACGTCGAACGAGACGCAGCTGTCGTCGTTCTCCAACCGGGGCAAGAACGTCATCGACGTCGCCGCCCCCGGTTCGCGCATCCTGTCGACGATCGTCAAGGACAACGGCTACGGCCTCAAGAGCGGCACGTCGATGGCCTCTCCGCACGTCGCCGGCGTCGCCGCCCTCATGAAGTCCAAGCACCCCGGCTGGCGGCCGGCGCGCGTCATCCAGCAGCTGAAGGCCCAGGCCGACGAGCGACCCTGCGCACCCCAGCAGACGAGCTCGTCCCCGGGCGCGCTCTGCACCGGATCGCCGTCGAACAACAGCTACGCCGGGCACGGCATGATCGACGCGCTCGACGCCGTCCGTCGCTGACGCAGCACCACGACGCAGCGGCCCCCGAGCTCTCCGCTCGGGGGCCGCTGTCGTGCCGGAACGCGTTCCAGAAGACGAAGACCCGCCCTCGCCAGCGGCCCTACCCTGCGGTCATGCGCCTTGCCCGCCTCGTCGCCGTCTCCCTCGGGTCGGTCGTGCTGGCCGGTTGCAGCGGCACCACCACGGCCGAGATCGAGGAGGCCATGGCCGACGACCTCCGCTACGGGACGGAGGGCGCGGCCTGGTTGATCTCCCGCTACGGCGTGCACGCCGACGTCCGCGACGTCGACGTCACCTGCGAGGAGCTCGGCTTCCTCACCGACACGGGCGACTCGCTCCGCTGCGAGGCCCACGTCGAGTACACCGACGGCCGCAGCCTCACGACGCCATTCGACGCCGAGTTCCGCGTCGACGGGGTGTTCCCTCGCCTCCTGGCGGACCCGACGTCCACAGCAGGCTGAGCGAGCCGCTGGACGCTCGTCAGCCGATCCGTTCGGTCAGGGAGACGATGATCCCCTCCGGACCGCGGACGTAGGCCATCAGCCAGGTCCCCTCGTGCTCGCCGACGTCGCCGACCAGCGCGTAGCCCTCGTCGTCGAGGCGCGCGACGGTCGCGCGCAGGTCAGTGATCTCCAGGCACACCGCACGCAGGCCCACCGCGTGCGGCGGCGCGGGGACCGTCAGCACGTGGCCGGGGCGGTCGTACCGCGACACCTCCAGCGCTCCCCCGCCTCCCGGCGGACGCAGCCAGACGGTCTCGGTGCGGGCGTCGTGGAGACCGACGACGGTGTCGAGGAACTCGCCCTCGATCGTCATGCGTTCGGCGAGCTCGAGTCCGAGGCTCGTGAAGAAGGTGACCGTGCGGGGCAGGTCGGCCACGGTGAGGTTCACGTGGTCCAGGCGGGGCAGCGACGACATCCCTCATCCACGCTCGGCGGGACGTGTCGTGTCAAGCACCTAGGCTGGCCGACGAACGACACGCAGCGACGGAGGACCCATGGACGACGTCACGATCGAGGACCTCACCGAGGCCGAGCACCAGTGGCTCCAGGCGCTGCAGGGCGGGCTCGTGCAGATGGGCGTCAAGGACGCCGCGACACTGTGCGCCGTCTTCCTCGAGGCACGCGAGGCGTGGTGGGACCTTCCCGCCGCGGAGCGCCCCGACCCGAACCCGACCATCAACGCGTTCGGCGCCGGCATCGGGCAGCTGTTCGTCGACGACCTCGGACTGCGGTGGGCGCTCGTCACCGACCAGCACGGCAGCGAGCTCGGCGTCGTGGGCGACCCGTCACTCGTGCTCTACCCCACGAACGCCGTCGCCAAGCGGTGGTCGGGCGAGAACCAGTCGACCCTCGAAGACTACCTCGTGCAGGTCAGCGAGACCGTGCGCGACCTGCAGGCACGGCGGCCAGGGCAGTGACGCCCGGCGTCAGGGCTTCTTGTCGTCCTTGCCGCCCGGGCCCCCGCCGCCAGGACCCTTGTCGTTCGGGTCCTGCTTCTCGTCCTTCTTGCCGTTGCCCTGGTCCTGCTGCTGAGGCTGCTGCTGGGTCGGCTGCGTCTGCTGAACCACCGGCACGACGGCCACCGCGATGGTCACGGTCGAGCCGACCGTCACCCGACCCGTCGGATCGACGACGACGACCGTGCCGGCCGTCTGGGACGACTCGACGTCGGTGCGCTTCACCGTGAGGCCGAGGTCGCCGAGGGTGGCCGCGACCTCGTCGGCGGGCTGGCCCACCAGGTCGGCCGGAACCGTCACGCGGCCCGACGCCACCTGCAGGGTCACCGGGCCCGAGGTCGGCACGGGAGCACCCGCCTTCGGGCTCTGTCCGACGACCTCGCCCTCCTTCGCGTTCGGCTCGTCGACGGTCTCGGTCTTGACCGTCGCGTCCACGGCCTCGATCTTGTCCGTCGCGCTGGCGACCGACTGGCCGACGACGTCGGGCACGGTCTCGTCGGCGTCGGCGAACAGACCGCCGGACATGCCGACCAGCAGCGCGAGGACCGCCAGCGCCGCCACCCCGGCGAACACCGCCAGGCCACGCCGACGTCGACGCGGCTCCTCCGGCGGCGCCTGCATCGCCGCCGTGGCAGCGACGGGCGCGAGCACCGAGGTCGACGCCGTCGCACCCGTGGCACCGAGAGCGCCCATCGGCGCGGTCGTCGCACCCGCGTAGGCGGGCAGCACCTCGGTGACACCGTCGGTGCGACCTTGCACCGCGTCGCGCACCTGCGCCGCCGTCGGACGCTTCAGCGGGTCCTTGTCGGTCATCGTCTCGACGAGGCGGCGCAGCGGCTCCGGGACGTTGTCGGGCAGGGGCGGCAGCGGGTCGCCCACCTGCGCGAGCGCGGTCGCCACCGACGTCTCGCGTCGGAACGGCGACGTGCCGGTGAGGCACTGGTAGGCCACGAGGCCGAGCGAGTACACGTCGGACGCGCCAGTGGCCGTCACGCCACGCGCCTGCTCGGGGCTGATGTAGTCGACGGTGCCCAGCACGTTGCCCGTCTGCGTCAGCGGCTCGCGCGACGCGCCGATCGCGATGCCGAAGTCGACGAGCACCGGACGCGACCCCTCCGCGAGCACGATGTTCGCGGGCTTCACGTCGCGGTGCACGATGTCGGCGGCGTGGGCTGCGGACAGCGCGTCGGCGACGCCGCCGAGCAGACGCTCCACGGCGTCGGGCGCGAGCGTCCCGCGCTGCTTGAGCACCTCCGAGACCGCCGTCCCCTCGACCAGCTGCATGACGATGAACGGGTCCTCGTCCTCGCTCGACTGGTCCTCGCCGACGTCGTAGACGGTCGCGATGCCCGGGTGGTGCAGACGTCCGGCGGTGCGGGCCTCCTCCTCGAAGCGGGCGCGCGCCGCGGTGTCGTCGCCGACCTGGTCGCCCTTGAGGATCTTCACGGCGACGTCGCGGTTGAGGCGCAGGTCGCGGGCCCGGTGGACCCGACCCATCCCGCCGGCGCCCAGGAGGTCACCCAGCTCGTAACGGTCGTTCAAGCGTTCGGCCATTCGACCAGGCTAGAGCCCATCGGCCGCAGGCGCGCGCGTCGTGGCGACCCCCACACGGCGGTCCCGCTCGAGTCGTGACGCCGCCCGACCGCTGGCACGCTGTGCCCATGCCCGCCCTCCCCGCCCTGCCGGCGCCTGACGACACCGACGCCGTTGTCGCCTGGGTCGCGGAGCACCTGGGCGACCTGACGCGGGAGGCCGCTGGCGACGTCCGTCCCGGCGGTCACCGCGGCGGGCAGACGGCCGCCGACGTCGCGCTCGCCGGGCTCGACGTCACCGGCTACGCCCGCACCCGCTCGAACGTGCTGCCCGTCGAGCGTCAGGGGGCGAGTCGCGTGTCGCCGTACCTGACGCACGGGCTCCTCGACCTCCCGACCGTGTGGGACGCGGTGGCCGACGCGCCGTCGGGCGACCGGCGCAAGTACCGCGACGAGCTGCTGTGGCAGGAGTACGCGCGCCACGTGTACGCCAGGGTCGGCCCGGCGACGCGCGAGCCGCTGCGCCGCGAGCCTCCCCACCCCGACGTCGACCCCGACTGGGACGAGCGGATGGCGTGCATCGGCTGGGTGCAGGACCAGCTCGAGCAGGACGGGTGGCTCGTCAACCAGGTGCGCACGTGGTGGGCCTCCCACTGGACCGTCCGGCACGGGCGCGACTGGCGCGACGGCGAGGACCACTTCTACCGCCACCTGCTCGACGGCTCGCGGGCCGCGAACCGCCTAGGCTGGCAGTGGACGATCGGCGCCGGCACCGGGAAGCCGTACGGCTTCAGCCGGTGGCAGGTGGAGAAGCGCGCTTCTGAGCTGTGCGGCTCGTGCGTCCTCCGCGATGCGTGTCCGGTGCAGGAGTGGCCCGACGCCCACCCCGGACCCACGGTCGAGCACGCGCCCGTCCGCATCGGGCACGCCGCCGGCGCCCCCGGCCCGGGCCCCGACACGCCCGTCGTCGAGGGCGGAGCGTCGGCCGTGTGGTTGACGCCGGAGTCGATGGGCGACGCCGACCCCGCACTCGAGGCGCACCCCGACCTCCCCGTCGTCTACGTGTTCGACGAGCCGAAGCTGGCCGAGCTGCGGTGGTCGGGCAAGCGGCTCGTGTTCCTCGCCGAGACCCTCGCCGACCTCGCCACCCGGCGCGACGTCGAGGTACGTCGGGGCGTCGTCGGCGAGGAGCTCGCTGGTCGGTCCGTCGCCGTCACCTTCGCGCCCGTCCCGTGGTTCACGCGACGCTCGGCCGACGTCGACGTCGCCGCCCTTCACCCGTGGCGGTGGCTGGAGCGGCCGACGTCGCAGCGGCTCACGTCGTACAGCGCCTGGCGCAAGGGTGTGCGTCGTTGAACGTGGGCGTCGACGCGACGGGGCGGGACGCGACGCGACGCGACGCGACGAAGCACGGAAATCTCACGCAAGCACGGAGAGCAAGCCGTGCGCGGCTGAGGGAACCGTGCCTCGCCGGAGATTCCCAGGTCGACCTGGGAATCTCCGCTCAGGCGGGGGCGAGGCGGAGGAGGCGGCCGGAGCCGGCGTCCTCGAGCAGCCAGATGGAGCCGTCGGGCGCCTGCTCGACGGCGCGGACGCGCTGGCCCTCGACGATCTTCTCGTCGTCGCCGGCGGTCGTGCCGTCGAGGTCGACGCGCACGAGCGACTCGCCCGACAGCGCGCCGAGGAACGCATCGCCCTTCCACTCGGGGAACAGGTCTCCGGTGTAGATGAGCAGGCTGCCGGGCGAGATCGACGGGGTCCAGCCGGTGCGCGGCGCGACGAAGCCGTCGCCGTCGGTGTGGTCGGGGATCTCGCCGCCGCCGTAGTCGCTGCCGTTGGACGCCTCGGGCCAGCCGTAGTTGCCGCCCTTCTCGATGATGTTCAGCTCGTCGCCGCCCTCGGGGCCCATCTCGCTCGACCAGAGCGTGCCGTCGTCGGCGAACTCCAGGCCGAGCGGGTTGCGGTGGCCCCAGCTCCAGATCTGCGCCGACGCGCCGCCCTCGTCCGCCAGCGGGTTGCCGGGCGCCGGTTCGCCGTCGAGGGTGAGCCGGACGATCGTGCCGAGCGTGTTCGACGTGTCCTGGGCCGGCGTCTTCTGCTGGCGGTCGCCGGAGCTGATGAAGAGGTGCTCGCCGTCGGGGTCGAACGCGATGCGGTGCGAGAAGTGGCCGTTGCCCGACACCTTCGGCGTCTGGCGCCAGACGACCTCGAGGTCCTTGAGGGCCGCTGACCCGTCGCCGGTGGCCAGTCTCGCCCGACCGACGACGGCACCGGTGCCGCCGTCGCCCGCCTCCGCCCAGCTGAGGTAGACACGCTGGTCGTCCTCGAAGCTCGGCGCGACGACCACGTCGCCGAGGCCTCCCTGCCCGGCCGCGACGACGTCGGGCACGCCCGACACCTCGGTGCGGTCCCCGGTCTCGGCGT from Aeromicrobium erythreum encodes:
- a CDS encoding VOC family protein yields the protein MSSLPRLDHVNLTVADLPRTVTFFTSLGLELAERMTIEGEFLDTVVGLHDARTETVWLRPPGGGGALEVSRYDRPGHVLTVPAPPHAVGLRAVCLEITDLRATVARLDDEGYALVGDVGEHEGTWLMAYVRGPEGIIVSLTERIG
- a CDS encoding DUF3806 domain-containing protein — its product is MDDVTIEDLTEAEHQWLQALQGGLVQMGVKDAATLCAVFLEAREAWWDLPAAERPDPNPTINAFGAGIGQLFVDDLGLRWALVTDQHGSELGVVGDPSLVLYPTNAVAKRWSGENQSTLEDYLVQVSETVRDLQARRPGQ
- a CDS encoding protein kinase domain-containing protein, which translates into the protein MAERLNDRYELGDLLGAGGMGRVHRARDLRLNRDVAVKILKGDQVGDDTAARARFEEEARTAGRLHHPGIATVYDVGEDQSSEDEDPFIVMQLVEGTAVSEVLKQRGTLAPDAVERLLGGVADALSAAHAADIVHRDVKPANIVLAEGSRPVLVDFGIAIGASREPLTQTGNVLGTVDYISPEQARGVTATGASDVYSLGLVAYQCLTGTSPFRRETSVATALAQVGDPLPPLPDNVPEPLRRLVETMTDKDPLKRPTAAQVRDAVQGRTDGVTEVLPAYAGATTAPMGALGATGATASTSVLAPVAATAAMQAPPEEPRRRRRGLAVFAGVAALAVLALLVGMSGGLFADADETVPDVVGQSVASATDKIEAVDATVKTETVDEPNAKEGEVVGQSPKAGAPVPTSGPVTLQVASGRVTVPADLVGQPADEVAATLGDLGLTVKRTDVESSQTAGTVVVVDPTGRVTVGSTVTIAVAVVPVVQQTQPTQQQPQQQDQGNGKKDEKQDPNDKGPGGGGPGGKDDKKP
- a CDS encoding FAD-binding domain-containing protein encodes the protein MPALPALPAPDDTDAVVAWVAEHLGDLTREAAGDVRPGGHRGGQTAADVALAGLDVTGYARTRSNVLPVERQGASRVSPYLTHGLLDLPTVWDAVADAPSGDRRKYRDELLWQEYARHVYARVGPATREPLRREPPHPDVDPDWDERMACIGWVQDQLEQDGWLVNQVRTWWASHWTVRHGRDWRDGEDHFYRHLLDGSRAANRLGWQWTIGAGTGKPYGFSRWQVEKRASELCGSCVLRDACPVQEWPDAHPGPTVEHAPVRIGHAAGAPGPGPDTPVVEGGASAVWLTPESMGDADPALEAHPDLPVVYVFDEPKLAELRWSGKRLVFLAETLADLATRRDVEVRRGVVGEELAGRSVAVTFAPVPWFTRRSADVDVAALHPWRWLERPTSQRLTSYSAWRKGVRR
- a CDS encoding PQQ-dependent sugar dehydrogenase, translated to MRLLGLGLAAVLVAGCSTDPDPRQDEASPASTPATSASGNPPFEVEEVDRFETPWAMAFVPGTGDLLVTERTGTLTLRDAETGDRTEVSGVPDVVAAGQGGLGDVVVAPSFEDDQRVYLSWAEAGDGGTGAVVGRARLATGDGSAALKDLEVVWRQTPKVSGNGHFSHRIAFDPDGEHLFISSGDRQQKTPAQDTSNTLGTIVRLTLDGEPAPGNPLADEGGASAQIWSWGHRNPLGLEFADDGTLWSSEMGPEGGDELNIIEKGGNYGWPEASNGSDYGGGEIPDHTDGDGFVAPRTGWTPSISPGSLLIYTGDLFPEWKGDAFLGALSGESLVRVDLDGTTAGDDEKIVEGQRVRAVEQAPDGSIWLLEDAGSGRLLRLAPA